The window GCTCCGGCCGCGCCCCCGCCTGCGCCCCCGCCTGCGGGCCCGCCGGTCCGGCCGCCACCGGCCCGGCCGGCGCGTTCCTGGCCGCCATGGCGCCGCGCACCAGGCGGGCCATGCCGTCCAGGGTGGCCGCGGCGAGCAGCCCCTCGGGCTCGACGCGGGCGCCGAGCTCCTCGTCGATCCGGCCGGCGAGGACGCGTACCGCCTCCGGCCGGCCGCCGAGCGCGCGCCAGTCCGAGGCGAGCGTCACACCGGTGACGTCGAGGATCTCGGCCCACATCTGGGCGAGTTCCTCCTCCACGAATCCCATGACCGTCATACGAGTTGTGTCCCGGAGTGAGAGTGACGCACGGCGTCCTGGAGCAGTGCGAGGAACTTCGGCGGGTTGCCGCCGAAGTAGAAGTGGTCGCCCTCGAAGACGTGCACGTCGGCGTCCGCCGCCGTGTGGGTGCCCCACGCGCCGGCCTCGGCGAGCGGTACGTCGGGGTCGCCGTCGGCGACGAAGACCGTGACCGGGCAGCCGACCGCGCCACCCGCGTCGACCCGGTACTCCGCCAGGGCGCGCAGGTCGCCGCGGATGGCGGGGAGCACGAGCTGCAGCAGCTCCGGGTCCTGGCGCACTCCCTCACGGGTGCCGCCGAGGCCCATGATCCGGGCCAGCACGGCCTCGTCGGGCTCGGTCTCGGAGAGGCCGGAGGTCAGCCGGTCCGTGCGCACCGAAGGCGCCGAACTGGCCGAGGCGACGAGGACGTGGGGCGCGGTCCCCCCGGCCGCCTCCAGCCGCCGGGCGACCTCGAAGCCGATGAGCCCGCCCATGCTGTGCCCGAAGAAGGCCGGGCGCCGCGGCAGCCGGGGACGCAGGGCCTCGTACACGCCGTCCGCCAGCTCCGTCACGGACCCGGCGGGCTCCTCGAAGAGCCGGTTCTCGCGCCCGGGGTACTGGATGACGAGCATCTCGATG of the Streptomyces sp. NBC_01294 genome contains:
- a CDS encoding thioesterase II family protein encodes the protein MSGADDGHCPDEAHCPDEVHCPDDAHGPDGRGAVTASVPTPTPWIRCFHPKPAARYTLVCFPHAGGSASYYFELSAALDPDIEMLVIQYPGRENRLFEEPAGSVTELADGVYEALRPRLPRRPAFFGHSMGGLIGFEVARRLEAAGGTAPHVLVASASSAPSVRTDRLTSGLSETEPDEAVLARIMGLGGTREGVRQDPELLQLVLPAIRGDLRALAEYRVDAGGAVGCPVTVFVADGDPDVPLAEAGAWGTHTAADADVHVFEGDHFYFGGNPPKFLALLQDAVRHSHSGTQLV